The following proteins are co-located in the Panthera uncia isolate 11264 chromosome F1, Puncia_PCG_1.0, whole genome shotgun sequence genome:
- the LOC125925992 gene encoding olfactory receptor 6K3, whose protein sequence is MESENLSAVTEFIFTGFPQLQDGGLLYFFPLLFVYTFIVIGNLMVFFAVRLDTRLHNPMYNFISIFSFLEIWYTTATIPKMLSNLISSQKTISFTGCLLQMYFFHSLGNTEGALLTIMAIDRYVAICNPLHYLTIMTPRLCAQLSAGSCVFGFLILLPEVVWISTLPFCGPNQIHQIFCDFGPLLNLACMDASVILVQDVIHASAILITSLIISLSYIRIVVVILGIPSAEGRKKAFSTCVTHIAVFLMFFGSVALMYLRFSAMYTPFWDTAIALTFSVLSPLFNPMIYSLRNNDMKDAIKKLLCPQKVFHVRGR, encoded by the coding sequence ATGGAGAGTGAAAATCTATCAGCCGTGACTGAATTCATCTTCACTGGCTTCCCGCAGCTCCAAGATGGCGGCCTCCTGTACTTCTTCCCCCTACTTTTCGTCTACACCTTTATTGTCATTGGGAACCTGATGGTCTTCTTTGCTGTCCGGCTGGACACCCGTCTCCACAACCCCATGTACAATTTCATCAGTATCTTCTCATTTCTGGAGATCTGGTACACCACGGCCACCATCCCCAAGATGCTCTCCAATCTGATCAGCAGCCAAAAGACCATCTCCTTTACTGGCTGCCTCTTGCAGATGTACTTCTTCCATTCACTCGGAAACACTGAAGGAGCCTTGCTGACCATCATGGCCATCGACAGGTACGTTGCCATCTGCAACCCTCTTCACTACCTGACCATCATGACCCCCCGACTATGCGCTCAGCTTTCTGCAGGCTCTTGTgtctttggtttcctcatccttCTACCTGAGGTTGTGTGGATTTCTACCCTACCTTTCTGTGGCCCCAACCAAATCCATCAGATCTTCTGTGATTTCGGTCCATTATTAAATTTAGCCTGTATGGATGCCTCTGTGATCCTAGTGCAAGACGTGATTCATGCTTCGGCCATTCTGATAACGAGTCTGATTATTTCCCTTTCGTACATCAGAATTGTGGTTGTTATCCTGGGCATCCCTTCAGCGGAGGGTCGTAAAAAGGCCTTCTCCACCTGCGTCACCCACATTGCCGTCTTCCTGATGTTTTTTGGCAGCGTGGCCCTCATGTACCTCAGATTCTCTGCCATGTATACGCCGTTCTGGGACACAGCCATTGCTCTAacattctctgtcctttctccccttttcaaTCCCATGATATACAGCCTGAGAAATAATGATATGAAAGATGCTATTAAGAAGCTCCTTTGCCCTCAAAAGGTGTTTCATGTACGTGGTAGGTAA
- the LOC125925993 gene encoding olfactory receptor 6K2 — MESPNQSAAQEFIFSAFPYSWGSSVTCFIPLLFIYTFIVIGNLVIITVVQLNAPLHTPMYFFIGTLSFLEIWYTTATIPKMLASLLGEKTISLNGCLLQMYFFHSTGISEVCLLTAMAFDRYLAICSPLHYPTIMTPRLCAQLTLGCCVCGFITPLPEIAWISTLPFCGSNRLEHIFCDFLPVLRLACTDTQAIVMIRVVDTVHAVEIITAVMLIFMSYVGIVAVILCIRSAEGRRKAFSTCVSHITVFLLFFGSVALMYLRFSATYSLFWDTAIALAFAVLSPFFNPIIYSLRNKEMKEAIKKHLGQAKIFFHKTEDLK, encoded by the coding sequence ATGGAGAGCCCCAATCAAAGTGCCGCTCAGGAGTTCATCTTCTCTGCTTTCCCTTATTCCTGGGGAAGTTCTGTCACCTGTTTTATTCCATTGCTCTTCATTTACACCTTCATTGTCATTGGAAACCTTGTCATCATCACAGTGGTCCAGCTGAATGCTCCCCTCCACACACCCATGTACTTCTTCATCGGCACCCTTTCCTTTCTGGAGATCTGGTACACCACAGCGACCATTCCAAAGATGCTTGCCAGCCTGCTCGGTGAGAAGACCATTTCCTTAAATGGTTGCCTCCTGCAGATGTATTTCTTCCATTCCACTGGCATCAGCGAGGTTTGTCTCTTGACAGCCATGGCCTTTGACCGCTACCTGGCCATCTGCAGCCCTCTTCATTATCCCACTATCATGACCCCCAGGCTGTGTGCCCAACTGACTTTAGGTTGCTGTGTTTGTGGCTTTATCACACCCCTCCCTGAGATTGCCTGGATCTCGACACTGCCATTTTGTGGCTCTAATCGCCTGGAGCATATCTTCTGTGACTTCCTCCCCGTGCTACGCCTGGCCTGCACAGACACACAAGCCATCGTCATGATTCGGGTGGTGGATACTGTCCACGCAGTGGAGATTATCACAGCCGTAATGCTCATTTTCATGTCCTATGTTGGCATTGTGGCTGTAATTCTATGTATTCGGTCAGCTGAAGGCCGCCGCAAGGCCTTTTCCACGTGCGTCTCCCACATCActgtctttttgcttttctttggcaGTGTGGCCCTCATGTACCTACGCTTCTCGGCCACCTACTCCTTATTCTGGGACACAGCCATTGCTCTGGCCTTTGCAGTCTTGTCCCCCTTCTTCAACCCCATAATCTACAGTCTGAGGAACAAAGAGATGAAGGAAGCTATAAAAAAACACTTGGGTCAAGCTAAAATCTTTTTTCACAAGACCGAGGACCTCAAGTAA